One window of the Deinococcus ruber genome contains the following:
- a CDS encoding DUF4129 domain-containing protein: protein MPPSTVPTERTLRPWLIVLLPLTAFGLLPWWACTALALALALGRLNDDARSIAALLILLAAVVVALPLLPELLPSGTLFVQTAAVGLLSLLSLRWLESGQRRGLLIPAAVLLFAPTSLGLAALLLVALGLNGAESRPTQQLGGRRELWPLLALALGLGAALLLLPSLPTPSPAPAVSRSAPAPVQPVPTPPPPVLPETRAGTSVRPAPPRLEFRDDPWLARALWPVTALLIVACMVLLLLRARVQAAERRTTWTDYAAILALLGTLFMVLVVGAGAGPGGSAAGAASGQGGPGGAGGRAVLHTAASPEVLLLNIGSVAATLIFAVMAAGLLWSLRSQLAGTKQPAPDTSEPLQGGLSLPALHRIRAAWRDLEAALAQAGLGRRASQTPEEYAAALAAQFPGAAPDLHTLTRLYLPVRYGGVPSDQDADTAEAAAHHIREHVLREHAALPPGSRAHNSPDQEPA, encoded by the coding sequence ATGCCCCCGAGCACCGTTCCAACCGAACGCACCCTCCGCCCGTGGCTGATCGTCCTGTTGCCGTTGACAGCTTTCGGCCTGCTCCCGTGGTGGGCCTGCACCGCTCTGGCGCTTGCCCTGGCCCTGGGACGCCTCAACGACGACGCCCGCAGCATTGCCGCGCTGCTGATTCTGCTGGCGGCAGTGGTGGTGGCGCTGCCGCTGTTGCCCGAGTTGCTGCCTTCCGGCACGCTGTTCGTCCAGACTGCCGCCGTGGGTCTGCTGTCGCTGCTGTCGCTGCGCTGGCTGGAATCGGGGCAGCGCAGAGGTCTGCTGATTCCTGCCGCCGTCCTGCTGTTCGCCCCGACCTCGCTGGGGCTGGCGGCGCTCTTGCTGGTCGCCCTCGGCCTGAACGGAGCCGAGAGTCGCCCGACCCAGCAACTCGGCGGGCGGCGTGAGCTGTGGCCGCTGCTGGCGCTGGCCCTGGGCCTGGGAGCGGCGCTGCTTCTGCTTCCCAGCCTGCCGACACCCAGCCCCGCGCCCGCTGTCAGCCGTTCTGCGCCCGCCCCGGTGCAGCCCGTACCCACGCCGCCACCGCCCGTTCTGCCTGAAACCAGAGCAGGAACATCGGTGCGGCCCGCGCCGCCGCGCCTGGAATTCCGCGACGATCCCTGGCTGGCGCGGGCGCTGTGGCCGGTCACGGCGCTGCTGATCGTGGCGTGTATGGTGCTGCTGCTCCTGCGGGCACGCGTGCAGGCTGCCGAGCGGCGCACCACCTGGACGGATTACGCCGCCATTCTCGCGCTGCTGGGCACGCTGTTCATGGTGCTGGTAGTAGGGGCCGGGGCCGGACCAGGCGGGTCGGCGGCGGGCGCGGCGTCCGGGCAGGGGGGGCCGGGTGGCGCTGGCGGGCGGGCAGTGCTGCACACCGCCGCTTCACCTGAAGTGCTGCTGCTGAACATAGGCAGCGTGGCGGCCACCCTGATCTTCGCGGTCATGGCCGCCGGGCTGTTGTGGTCGCTGCGAAGCCAGCTCGCCGGAACCAAGCAGCCCGCGCCAGATACGTCGGAGCCGCTGCAAGGTGGCCTGTCGCTGCCTGCGCTGCACCGAATCCGGGCGGCGTGGCGCGATCTGGAGGCAGCGCTGGCGCAGGCGGGTCTGGGAAGGCGGGCCAGCCAGACTCCCGAGGAATACGCGGCGGCGCTGGCAGCGCAGTTTCCCGGCGCAGCACCCGACCTGCACACCCTGACCCGGCTGTATCTTCCGGTGCGTTACGGTGGCGTGCCCAGCGATCAGGACGCCGACACCGCCGAAGCTGCCGCCCACCACATCCGTGAACACGTCCTCCGTGAACATGCCGCGCTGCCTCCGGGGAGCCGCGCCCACAACAGTCCAGACCAGGAGCCTGCATGA
- a CDS encoding FAD-dependent oxidoreductase, producing the protein MPAPRSLPQPGHLYDTAVVGAGLSGCELAWRLASAGQDVLLVSQALDHLGNLYAPDVTDAAFPAGSLFAEVAATLAPVTDGWAFHRALKERLERQNGIHLLQSCVTGLEEDAEAVTLSTWEGPPLRARRVVLAVGAFLKARLLIGDTMEDAGRLSEVAYDFLADDLAAQGVWLVPAERTALHEAQPYEVRFLTIPASERSGFQLRRFDAVYVLGQVAPGTTPPSYASVLNDAATLAQELV; encoded by the coding sequence ATGCCCGCCCCACGCTCGCTCCCCCAACCCGGCCACCTGTACGACACCGCAGTGGTGGGCGCGGGTCTGAGTGGCTGCGAACTGGCGTGGCGGCTGGCAAGCGCAGGCCAGGACGTGCTGCTGGTATCGCAGGCGCTCGACCATCTGGGCAACCTGTACGCGCCGGATGTGACGGACGCAGCGTTCCCGGCAGGCAGTCTGTTCGCAGAGGTGGCGGCAACGCTGGCCCCTGTCACCGACGGGTGGGCCTTTCACCGCGCCCTGAAAGAGCGGCTGGAGCGGCAGAACGGCATTCATCTGCTGCAAAGCTGCGTGACTGGCCTGGAAGAAGACGCAGAGGCCGTGACCCTCTCGACCTGGGAAGGGCCACCCCTGCGGGCGCGGCGGGTAGTCCTGGCCGTGGGTGCCTTCCTGAAAGCGCGGCTGCTGATCGGAGATACCATGGAAGATGCCGGGCGGCTGAGCGAGGTGGCCTATGACTTTCTGGCCGACGATCTGGCGGCCCAGGGAGTATGGCTTGTTCCCGCCGAGCGAACAGCGCTGCACGAGGCCCAGCCCTATGAAGTGCGCTTCCTGACCATTCCGGCGAGCGAGCGAAGCGGCTTTCAACTGCGGCGTTTCGACGCCGTGTATGTGCTGGGGCAGGTCGCGCCCGGCACGACACCCCCCAGCTACGCGTCGGTGCTGAACGACGCGGCGACGCTGGCACAGGAACTTGTATGA
- the trmB gene encoding tRNA (guanine(46)-N(7))-methyltransferase TrmB: MILQLSQFHFPDDPARLFPDSPERDLYLEIGFGDGRFWPQYLQSFEQPPNYLGVEVSGASMQKAQRRLERLKIGNAHLTKLPALVMLDAVIPEQSLSGIIVNFPDPWPKQDHLDMRLLRVPFFRLAASRLKAGGAVLLTTDHEEYFEFACREAQESGVMTVERGTAPPAALETKYAVKWRELGLDVQHARFTPTAHPALPRPDIRPYPNAALPQETDAVPHAILTNSQQLDLSDFEKSAVRGPGYTVVLLDAYRSLRRPELTVLAHIEEGELTQEVLVGITHRSDGSTLVRLAKFGGPIITAGVKAAVAAVTAELQQRGGVITHTGY; encoded by the coding sequence ATGATCCTTCAACTGTCACAGTTTCACTTTCCCGACGACCCGGCCCGCCTGTTTCCCGACTCGCCCGAGCGCGACCTGTATCTGGAAATCGGCTTCGGTGACGGCAGATTCTGGCCGCAGTACCTTCAGAGTTTCGAGCAGCCGCCCAATTATCTGGGCGTCGAGGTATCGGGTGCCAGCATGCAGAAGGCCCAGCGCCGACTGGAACGCCTGAAGATCGGCAACGCTCACCTGACCAAGCTGCCCGCACTCGTGATGCTCGACGCGGTGATTCCGGAACAGAGCCTGAGCGGCATCATCGTCAATTTTCCCGACCCCTGGCCCAAGCAGGATCACCTCGACATGCGGCTGCTGCGCGTCCCCTTCTTCCGGCTGGCGGCCAGTCGGCTGAAAGCGGGCGGCGCGGTGCTGCTCACCACCGACCACGAAGAGTATTTCGAATTTGCCTGCCGCGAGGCGCAGGAAAGCGGCGTGATGACGGTAGAACGCGGCACCGCGCCGCCCGCCGCATTGGAAACCAAATACGCCGTCAAATGGCGGGAACTGGGGCTGGACGTGCAGCACGCCCGCTTTACCCCCACCGCTCATCCGGCGCTGCCGCGCCCCGATATCCGGCCCTATCCGAACGCCGCCTTACCCCAGGAGACCGACGCCGTGCCACACGCCATTCTGACCAACAGCCAGCAGCTAGACCTCAGCGATTTCGAGAAATCGGCGGTGCGTGGCCCCGGCTATACCGTGGTGCTGCTCGACGCGTACCGCAGCCTGCGCCGCCCGGAACTGACCGTGCTGGCGCACATCGAAGAGGGCGAACTGACCCAGGAAGTGCTGGTCGGCATCACCCACCGCAGCGACGGCAGCACGCTGGTACGGCTCGCCAAATTCGGTGGCCCGATCATCACGGCGGGCGTGAAGGCGGCGGTGGCGGCGGTCACGGCAGAGTTGCAGCAGCGCGGCGGCGTGATCACACACACCGGATACTGA
- a CDS encoding ion transporter produces MNSSPPRAHWRVVLGNIIFDNDTPAGRRFDLALTVAILLSISVVVLDSVAKIHRQHDTTLRIAELILSSLFTAEYLLRLVSARHASHYARSFFGVVDLLSLLPAYVSLFVPGSEYLLIVRALRLLRIFRILKMGRYLSEAGVLAQALRASAVKITVFLAVVLTLVLIIGALMYVIEGPQYGFTSIPTSIYWAIVTITTVGYGDISPHTALGKTLASITMIFGYGVIAVPTGIVTAGLTQASQPKPLARDLRRCPRCGLERHDPQANYCQRCGERLPEAAEAP; encoded by the coding sequence ATGAACAGTTCACCGCCGCGTGCCCACTGGCGGGTGGTGCTCGGGAACATTATTTTCGACAACGACACCCCGGCAGGCCGCCGCTTCGATCTGGCCCTGACCGTGGCGATTCTGCTGAGCATCTCGGTGGTTGTTCTCGACAGCGTGGCGAAGATTCACCGCCAGCACGACACCACCCTGCGGATCGCCGAACTGATCCTCAGCAGCCTGTTTACCGCCGAATACCTGCTGCGCCTCGTCAGCGCCCGCCATGCCAGCCATTACGCCCGCAGTTTCTTCGGTGTGGTGGATCTGCTGTCGCTGCTGCCCGCGTACGTCTCGCTATTCGTGCCCGGCAGCGAATACCTGCTGATCGTGCGGGCGCTGCGGCTGCTGCGAATCTTCCGAATTCTGAAGATGGGGCGGTATCTGAGCGAAGCGGGCGTGCTGGCTCAGGCGCTGCGGGCGAGCGCCGTCAAGATCACGGTGTTTCTGGCGGTGGTGCTGACGCTGGTGCTGATTATCGGAGCGCTGATGTACGTGATCGAGGGGCCGCAGTACGGCTTTACCAGTATTCCCACCAGCATCTACTGGGCCATCGTCACCATCACCACCGTCGGCTACGGCGACATTTCCCCGCACACGGCGCTCGGCAAAACGCTGGCGTCCATCACCATGATCTTCGGATACGGCGTCATCGCGGTCCCTACCGGAATCGTGACGGCGGGGCTGACACAGGCCAGTCAGCCGAAACCACTCGCCCGCGATCTGCGGCGCTGCCCGCGCTGCGGCCTGGAGCGCCACGACCCACAGGCGAACTACTGCCAGCGCTGCGGCGAACGCCTGCCAGAAGCGGCGGAAGCGCCGTAG
- a CDS encoding polysaccharide deacetylase family protein: MKLNAFLCSSLLALSVAVMPTWAAAGSKPTNSVLGVLKAVPATPPGQVQPVAPNTLAAPKIPLLKLVPSIPEVRKVEYLSNGYIEVAGAVLTVAEGDRPRARALAGYAARRILATRPQLDEVDVSVYDRGSYAGFGGPLPILTASVPRLRLEEFLNWADGHGSYDRAWVNAKAPTPPIRQPDTVRELTVNFLGALADRAADAVHHTTAKVLGGVQGGLLYHGSARQPLTALTFDDAPHPMYEPLLLDLLRRADARATFFVIGRNARAYPYFVRDMAEQGHEVANHTYHHVRLPGLPIAEATAEMQEADAVLQGITGKPVRYFRPPGGDYTPATLRAAEALGLTTVFWTDDPGDFQNPGDNVLLERYTRMLRRGGIVLLHDNAPEMLQVLPAFLRLAVQHRIDLNTVGTLVAGPDALIRQTPPALPAGRGTPKPAAP; encoded by the coding sequence GTGAAGTTGAATGCTTTCCTGTGCTCATCGCTGTTGGCCCTGAGCGTGGCGGTTATGCCGACCTGGGCCGCTGCTGGCAGCAAACCTACCAATTCGGTGTTAGGAGTGCTGAAGGCTGTTCCGGCGACGCCGCCCGGACAGGTGCAGCCGGTTGCCCCCAATACCCTGGCGGCTCCGAAAATTCCGCTGCTCAAACTGGTGCCGTCTATTCCCGAGGTTCGCAAGGTCGAGTACCTGAGTAACGGCTATATCGAGGTGGCAGGCGCAGTGCTGACCGTGGCAGAGGGCGACCGGCCACGTGCGCGGGCGCTGGCCGGGTACGCGGCGCGGCGCATTCTGGCAACGCGCCCGCAGCTGGACGAGGTAGATGTCAGCGTGTACGACCGGGGCAGCTACGCGGGCTTCGGGGGGCCGCTGCCGATTCTGACGGCCAGCGTTCCCAGGCTGCGCCTCGAAGAGTTTCTGAACTGGGCCGACGGACACGGCAGCTACGACCGCGCCTGGGTCAATGCCAAAGCGCCGACGCCCCCGATCCGGCAGCCCGACACCGTGAGGGAGCTGACCGTCAACTTTCTGGGTGCCCTGGCCGACCGCGCCGCCGACGCGGTGCATCACACCACCGCCAAGGTGCTGGGCGGCGTACAGGGCGGCCTGCTGTACCACGGCAGCGCCCGTCAGCCCCTGACCGCCCTGACCTTCGACGACGCGCCGCACCCGATGTACGAACCGCTGCTGCTCGACCTGCTGCGCCGCGCCGACGCCAGGGCCACCTTCTTCGTGATCGGGCGCAATGCCCGTGCGTATCCGTACTTCGTGCGCGATATGGCCGAGCAGGGCCACGAGGTCGCCAACCACACCTATCATCATGTGCGGCTGCCGGGCCTGCCGATTGCCGAGGCCACCGCCGAGATGCAGGAGGCCGACGCGGTGCTTCAGGGCATCACCGGAAAGCCGGTGCGCTATTTTCGCCCGCCCGGTGGTGACTACACGCCCGCCACGCTGCGGGCCGCCGAGGCGCTGGGTCTGACCACGGTGTTCTGGACAGACGACCCCGGCGATTTTCAGAATCCCGGTGATAATGTGCTGCTGGAACGCTATACGCGCATGCTGCGGCGCGGCGGCATCGTGCTGCTGCACGACAACGCGCCCGAGATGTTGCAGGTGCTGCCCGCCTTTCTGCGGCTGGCGGTGCAGCACCGCATCGACCTGAATACCGTCGGAACGCTGGTGGCCGGGCCAGACGCGCTGATACGGCAGACGCCGCCCGCTCTCCCGGCTGGGCGGGGAACGCCGAAGCCCGCCGCGCCCTGA
- a CDS encoding heparan-alpha-glucosaminide N-acetyltransferase domain-containing protein: MGLALFSSPAPAAASPQTTSGAATGRLSALDAWRGLTVLLMLLVNNVSLGNLTPSQLQHAPWGGGLTFTDLVFPWFLFCAGAALPFSLSAAQRAGQRGWALVGKQAQRTVLLYLVGCVVTSATEHRFTLGLGVLQIIALASFCGGLLSGLPVRWRLAVAGVLLVGYDLFIKLSGVGGAAGLFTEVHNPVQAINALLTPWGLRGLPSVIPTTALVLLGSAAAQPLKNRHPRAPWLLLGLGIALTLLGWVWAGHLEFNKAVWTPSYVVYCSGLGTLGLLAFYLIADAGSGSRARWLTPLTIPGRNALFAYVAPILIKTYVLLDWNVTWAGGSMPMGRALLTLARDHLGLWGGGWLYTLGYILAVWLGLAYLARRGWLWKL; this comes from the coding sequence ATGGGTCTTGCTCTGTTTTCTTCCCCCGCGCCCGCAGCGGCCAGCCCACAGACGACCAGCGGCGCGGCGACCGGGCGGCTCTCGGCGCTCGATGCCTGGCGGGGCCTGACAGTTCTGCTGATGTTGCTGGTCAACAACGTTTCGCTTGGCAACCTGACGCCGAGTCAACTTCAGCACGCCCCCTGGGGAGGCGGCCTGACCTTTACCGATCTGGTGTTTCCCTGGTTCCTGTTCTGCGCCGGAGCGGCCCTGCCTTTTTCGCTGTCGGCGGCACAGCGGGCCGGGCAGCGCGGCTGGGCACTCGTTGGCAAGCAGGCGCAGCGTACCGTGCTGCTGTACCTGGTCGGCTGCGTGGTGACGAGCGCCACCGAACACCGCTTCACGCTGGGCCTGGGCGTCCTGCAGATCATCGCGCTGGCGAGCTTCTGCGGGGGGCTGCTCAGCGGGCTGCCGGTGCGCTGGCGGCTGGCAGTGGCGGGCGTCCTGCTGGTGGGTTACGACCTGTTTATCAAGCTGTCCGGGGTGGGCGGTGCGGCGGGCCTGTTTACCGAAGTCCACAACCCGGTGCAGGCCATCAATGCGCTGCTGACGCCCTGGGGTCTGCGCGGCCTCCCCTCGGTGATTCCGACCACTGCGCTGGTGCTGCTGGGAAGCGCCGCCGCTCAGCCGCTGAAGAACCGGCATCCGCGTGCGCCCTGGCTGCTGCTGGGCCTGGGGATCGCCCTCACCCTGCTGGGCTGGGTGTGGGCGGGCCATCTGGAATTCAACAAGGCGGTCTGGACGCCCAGCTACGTGGTGTACTGCTCGGGGCTGGGCACGCTGGGTCTGCTGGCCTTCTACCTGATCGCAGATGCCGGGAGCGGCAGCCGGGCCAGGTGGCTGACGCCGCTGACCATTCCGGGGCGCAACGCCCTGTTCGCCTACGTCGCTCCAATCCTGATCAAGACCTATGTGCTGCTCGACTGGAACGTGACCTGGGCGGGCGGAAGCATGCCGATGGGCCGGGCACTCCTTACCCTGGCACGCGACCATCTGGGGCTGTGGGGGGGCGGCTGGCTGTACACGCTGGGGTACATACTGGCGGTGTGGCTGGGGCTGGCGTATCTGGCGCGGCGCGGCTGGCTCTGGAAGCTGTAA
- a CDS encoding single-stranded DNA-binding protein, with product MPTLHLSGPLGTSLSVEVEDERDLLNVLRRYGRQGWTSGELPAGGLSLPLAMADNFDWALIGARPYTNGDGEACVLYKGQSYKRRELDEVDTKKLKLPRIVKYSRGARPTDPPHLKEGEEGGVQYVTLISFRGAGRVIEAYLDRDARTEAAAR from the coding sequence ATGCCTACACTTCATCTGTCCGGCCCTCTTGGAACTTCTCTCAGCGTGGAGGTCGAGGACGAGCGCGACCTGCTGAACGTGCTGCGGCGCTATGGTCGTCAGGGATGGACCAGCGGCGAGCTTCCGGCGGGCGGCCTGAGTCTGCCGCTGGCGATGGCCGACAACTTCGACTGGGCGCTGATCGGGGCGCGGCCCTATACCAACGGCGACGGCGAAGCCTGCGTGCTGTACAAAGGTCAGAGCTATAAACGCCGCGAACTCGATGAGGTCGATACCAAGAAGCTCAAGCTGCCGCGCATCGTCAAGTACAGCCGGGGAGCGCGTCCCACCGACCCGCCGCACCTGAAGGAAGGCGAGGAAGGCGGCGTGCAGTACGTCACGCTCATCAGTTTCCGGGGCGCGGGGCGCGTGATCGAGGCGTATCTCGACCGAGATGCCCGCACCGAAGCCGCCGCACGCTGA
- a CDS encoding MFS transporter, with protein sequence MTSVTRVTRHTDEYRRISVALFLAGFSAFSLVYCVQPLLGQFTREFHVSAAQSALSMSVSTAALALSIFLMSAVSEAFSRKRVMLVSLFGAALLNLLAAVAPGWPLLLLCRAAEGLVLGGVPAVAMAYLAEEIDPKDLGAAMGLYVGGTAFGGMTGRVCIGLLSEFTSWRVAMAVMAGLGLLAAWGFGQLLPAPRHSMQRRASGLSEHLSAWRTHLRTPGLSILFALGFLNLGVLVAVFNYLGFRLSAAPYHLSMAAISMIFVVYLLGSLASFVAGKFADLFGRVPVLLSGLGVSLGGVTFTLGQPLAVILVGMMLVTVGFFVTHSVASSSVGHLARRAKGHASALYLLAYYAGSSVVGLAGGWVWGAGNWTLLIGFCAGVLLLGVLLVLRLRAVVPRGTSTATASAP encoded by the coding sequence GTGACGTCTGTTACACGGGTGACGCGGCACACCGACGAGTATCGCCGCATCAGCGTGGCGCTGTTTCTGGCGGGGTTTTCGGCCTTCTCGCTGGTGTACTGCGTGCAGCCCCTGCTGGGACAGTTCACCCGGGAATTTCACGTCAGCGCCGCCCAGAGTGCCCTGAGCATGTCGGTCAGTACGGCGGCTCTGGCCCTGTCGATCTTCCTGATGAGCGCCGTCTCGGAGGCGTTCAGCCGTAAGCGCGTCATGCTGGTTTCGCTGTTCGGTGCAGCGCTGCTGAACCTGCTGGCGGCGGTTGCTCCAGGCTGGCCGCTGCTGCTGCTGTGCCGGGCAGCGGAAGGTCTGGTGCTCGGCGGCGTGCCTGCGGTGGCGATGGCGTATCTGGCCGAGGAAATCGATCCGAAGGACCTGGGCGCAGCGATGGGCCTGTATGTGGGCGGCACGGCCTTCGGCGGCATGACAGGCCGCGTGTGTATCGGGCTGCTCAGTGAATTCACCAGCTGGCGGGTCGCGATGGCGGTAATGGCTGGCCTGGGGCTGCTGGCCGCCTGGGGTTTCGGGCAGCTGTTGCCTGCGCCGAGGCATTCCATGCAGCGGCGGGCCAGCGGTCTGAGCGAACATCTTTCGGCGTGGCGTACCCACCTGCGAACACCGGGTCTCTCCATCCTGTTCGCGCTCGGATTTCTGAATCTGGGAGTTCTGGTCGCGGTCTTCAATTATCTGGGGTTCCGGCTGAGCGCTGCGCCGTATCACCTGAGCATGGCCGCCATCAGCATGATCTTTGTGGTCTACCTGCTCGGCTCGCTGGCCTCGTTTGTGGCCGGAAAATTCGCAGACCTCTTTGGGCGCGTCCCGGTGCTGCTGTCCGGGCTTGGCGTCAGCCTGGGCGGTGTGACCTTCACGCTGGGGCAGCCCCTGGCCGTGATTCTCGTCGGAATGATGCTGGTAACGGTCGGATTCTTCGTGACGCATTCAGTCGCCAGCAGCAGCGTCGGTCATCTGGCCCGCCGCGCCAAGGGGCACGCTTCAGCGCTGTATCTGCTCGCTTACTATGCAGGCTCCAGCGTGGTCGGGCTGGCCGGTGGCTGGGTCTGGGGAGCAGGCAACTGGACGTTGCTGATCGGCTTCTGTGCCGGAGTGCTGCTGCTGGGCGTCCTGCTGGTGCTCCGCCTTCGAGCGGTCGTACCGCGTGGAACGTCAACGGCGACTGCCTCCGCCCCGTAA
- a CDS encoding LysR family transcriptional regulator: protein MELRHIRYFLGVAEEGNVTRAAERLGIQQPPLSQQIRDLEREVGAALFHRTSRGVELTEAGRAFRRGIEGIPALVERAVRETQYAARGETGTLRVGFTGAAGIDPAVQQMIRRFRRRSPQVRLTLTEKNTTNLIDDLREHVLDAAFVRATPEHGQEFQVTEVASSTLVAVLPEDHPAVAYQELAVAQLKDDPFILTPRSVGPTLYDTVIAVCRDAGFEPIAGQTAPQMMSVVSLVAAGLGVSLVPAAMRHLHLQGCTYRDLRGGGPRIVLSLVSHRNERSVVVRNFLTLPHTSQTPDPAEQGQER from the coding sequence ATGGAACTGCGTCACATTCGCTACTTTCTGGGAGTTGCCGAAGAAGGCAACGTGACCCGCGCCGCCGAGCGTCTGGGCATTCAGCAGCCTCCACTGAGTCAGCAGATCAGGGATCTGGAACGAGAAGTGGGTGCGGCGCTGTTTCACCGGACGTCGAGGGGCGTCGAGCTGACCGAAGCGGGCCGCGCTTTCCGGAGGGGAATCGAGGGTATTCCGGCGCTGGTGGAGCGGGCCGTCAGAGAGACCCAGTACGCGGCGCGGGGCGAGACGGGAACGCTGCGGGTGGGCTTTACGGGCGCAGCGGGCATCGACCCTGCCGTGCAGCAGATGATCCGCCGCTTTCGTCGCCGCTCGCCGCAGGTGCGCCTGACCCTGACCGAAAAGAACACCACCAATCTGATCGACGATCTGCGTGAACACGTTCTGGACGCGGCGTTTGTGCGGGCCACCCCAGAACACGGACAGGAATTTCAGGTGACGGAGGTGGCGAGCAGCACCCTCGTGGCCGTGTTGCCCGAAGACCATCCTGCGGTCGCGTACCAGGAACTTGCGGTCGCGCAGCTGAAAGACGACCCGTTTATTCTGACGCCACGTTCTGTCGGCCCGACCCTGTACGACACGGTCATCGCCGTCTGCCGCGACGCCGGATTCGAACCGATTGCCGGACAGACCGCGCCGCAGATGATGTCGGTGGTGAGTCTGGTCGCCGCAGGCCTGGGAGTGTCGCTGGTGCCCGCCGCGATGCGTCACCTGCATTTGCAGGGGTGTACGTACCGCGACCTTCGGGGCGGTGGCCCGCGCATCGTCCTGTCACTGGTGTCTCACCGCAATGAACGCTCGGTGGTGGTCAGGAATTTTCTGACTCTGCCGCACACGTCCCAGACCCCCGACCCGGCAGAGCAGGGACAGGAGCGGTAA
- a CDS encoding RBBP9/YdeN family alpha/beta hydrolase, whose translation MTPRIVIVPGLGDSGPQHWQTLWEQKYGAARVRQDDPEAPTPASWSARLQEVIEATPGELVLVGHSCGVLNIVHWAQLYGGHERVRGALLVGPTDAERPDMETLAPEVAPMAPIPMDALPFPALVVASETDPYVSFERAEAMAAAWDAELVNAGEAGHINVASGHGDWPDGEVLLSECMHAWTPPEISRF comes from the coding sequence ATGACACCCCGCATCGTGATCGTGCCCGGCCTGGGCGACAGCGGCCCGCAGCACTGGCAGACGCTCTGGGAGCAGAAATACGGCGCGGCTCGCGTGCGCCAGGACGACCCGGAGGCACCGACGCCCGCTAGTTGGTCGGCGCGGCTTCAGGAGGTCATCGAAGCCACGCCCGGCGAACTGGTGCTGGTGGGGCACAGCTGCGGCGTGCTGAATATCGTCCACTGGGCGCAGCTGTACGGCGGGCACGAACGGGTGCGTGGGGCGCTGCTGGTCGGACCCACCGACGCCGAGCGGCCTGATATGGAAACGCTCGCACCCGAGGTCGCGCCGATGGCCCCCATTCCGATGGACGCCCTGCCCTTTCCCGCACTGGTGGTCGCCAGCGAAACCGACCCGTATGTGAGCTTCGAGCGTGCCGAAGCGATGGCCGCCGCCTGGGACGCCGAACTGGTGAACGCGGGCGAGGCCGGACACATCAATGTTGCCAGCGGTCACGGCGACTGGCCCGATGGCGAGGTGCTGCTCTCAGAATGCATGCACGCCTGGACGCCACCAGAGATCAGTCGGTTTTAG
- the lipB gene encoding lipoyl(octanoyl) transferase LipB: MSDAAFDVLDLGLLPYPAAWALQKQHHARVAAGGRPALLLLEHPAVLTLGRKAREGTNIVVTRAYLDAQGIAVHEVERGGDVTYHGPGQLVAYAIFPVGRRVRDFLRLLEAACVRALATLGLPDARPNPGYAGVYLDSRHINGRDYDQKIASIGVAVKQDVAFHGVGLNVSTNLQHFELILPCGLVDTQMTSVAHEYQQRGLGTPPSMAQAKQALAQAFEQEFQTYDWTLPALAAGGRA, from the coding sequence ATGTCAGACGCCGCGTTCGATGTCCTCGACCTGGGACTTCTTCCCTACCCCGCTGCCTGGGCGCTGCAAAAACAGCACCATGCACGGGTGGCGGCGGGCGGGCGGCCAGCGCTGCTGCTGCTGGAACATCCAGCCGTACTGACGCTGGGGCGCAAGGCCAGAGAGGGAACCAACATCGTGGTGACGCGGGCGTATCTGGACGCGCAGGGCATCGCGGTGCACGAGGTCGAGCGCGGCGGCGACGTGACGTATCACGGCCCCGGTCAACTGGTGGCCTACGCGATCTTTCCGGTGGGGCGGCGGGTACGCGACTTTCTGCGGCTGCTGGAAGCGGCGTGCGTGCGGGCGCTGGCGACGCTGGGCCTGCCGGATGCCCGCCCCAACCCCGGCTACGCGGGCGTATACCTGGATTCACGCCATATCAATGGGCGCGACTACGACCAGAAGATCGCCAGCATCGGCGTGGCGGTGAAGCAGGACGTGGCGTTTCACGGTGTCGGCCTGAACGTGAGCACCAATCTGCAACACTTCGAGCTGATTCTGCCGTGCGGTCTGGTCGATACTCAGATGACCAGCGTGGCCCACGAGTATCAGCAGCGCGGCCTGGGCACACCGCCCAGCATGGCACAGGCAAAGCAGGCACTCGCACAGGCCTTCGAGCAGGAATTTCAGACCTACGATTGGACGCTGCCCGCACTGGCGGCGGGAGGAAGAGCATGA